A single window of Drosophila suzukii chromosome 3, CBGP_Dsuzu_IsoJpt1.0, whole genome shotgun sequence DNA harbors:
- the mRpS21 gene encoding small ribosomal subunit protein bS21m: MRHVQFLARTVLVQNNNVEEACRLLNRVLGKEELLDQFRRTRFYEKPYQVRRRINFEKCKAIYNEDMNRKIQFILRKNRTEPFPGCS, encoded by the exons ATGAGACACGTGCAATTTCTGGCCCGGACCGTTCTGGTGCAAAACAACAATGTGGAGGAGGCGTGTCGTCTGTTGAACCGCGTTTTGGGAAAAGAGGAACTCCTCGACCAATTCCGCCGCACGCGATTCTACGAAAAGCCCTATCAG GTGCGTCGCCGCATAAATTTCGAAAAGTGCAAGGCCATCTACAATGAGGATATGAACCGAAAAATCCAGTTCATATTGCGCAAAAATCGCACCGAACCTTTTCCAGGATGCAGTTAG
- the LOC118877900 gene encoding CLIP domain-containing serine protease HP8, with protein MFFGTKVYSLLLLQSFFLPHSATYRTPRSLCKADEDCKPLKECPDLQVFNSNQNADNAMLRDRKCSNNYWNPNLYCCPKPGNFLPNTTCGNRSKRTKGRKAGLNEFPWMAMLLYLNNKTKQMEPHCGGSLINNWFVLTAGHCVHVSIYNIGDLQKVRLGAHYTDPNRKMPGALPIVEIDVDRIIKHDQYFHSTSFRNDIALLRLKMPVRYSVAIQPICLPTAEAPHHDRIFEAAGWGNGSPVLVRKFLKENLPNNTLCKNEAFVSKLQICAGGREGGDDSCKGDSGGPLMSTTTENKTLLAGIISFGKKGKASFYTDTRQYLTWIKKKLEKDTIQNVTKYPSFKQFKSQVQNKKKKHWKYNLN; from the exons ATGTTCTTTGGAACAAAAGTGTACAGTTTGCTTCTGCTGCAGTCTTTTTTTCTGCCGCATTCAG cGACCTATCGAACACCACGAAGTTTATGTAAAGCCGATGAGGATTGTAAACCTCTGAAAGAGTGTCCCGACTTGCAAGTGTTTAACTCCAATCAAAATGCCGACAATGCGATGTTAAGGGACAGAAAATGCTCCAATAATTACTGGAATCCGAACTTGTATTGCTGCCCGAAGCCAGGAAACTTTTTACCAAACACAACCTGCGGAAATAGAAGTAAACGAACGAAAGGCAGGAAGGCAGGTCTCAACGAGTTCCCCTGGATGGCAATGCTTTTGTATCTGAACAATAAAACTAAACAAATGGAACCCCACTGTGGGGGCTCCCTGATAAACAACTGGTTCGTCCTGACCGCAGGCCACTGTGTCCATGTTAGTATTTATAATATTGGCGATCTTCAAAAAGTGCGCTTGGGCGCACATTACACCGATCCGAATAGAAAAATGCCGGGTGCTCTGCCTATTGTTGAAATCGACGTGGATCGAATTATAAAGCATGATCAGTACTTCCATTCGACTAGTTTTAGGAACGACATAGCCTTGCTGCGACTGAAAATGCCAGTACG TTATTCGGTGGCAATACAACCGATTTGTCTTCCCACCGCGGAAGCACCACATCATGATCGAATTTTTGAAGCAGCCGGCTGGGGAAACGGAAGTCCAGTACTGGTGCGCAAATTCCTCAAGGAAAATCTTCCAAATAATACGCTATGTAAAAACGAGGCATTTGTATCAAAATTACAAATCTGTGCAGGTGGTCGCGAGGGTGGAGATGATTCGTGTAAAGGTGATTCTGGCGGTCCCCTGATGAGCACCACAACAGAAAATAAAACACTTTTAGCCGGCATCATATCCTTTGGAAAGAAAGGCAAGGCATCTTTTTACACAGACACTAGACAATACCTTACATGGATAAAGAAGAAATTGGAGAAAGATACAATACAAAATGTAACAAAATATCCCAGTTTTAAACAGTTCAAAAGTCAAGTACAAAATAAGAAAAAGAAACATTGGAAATACAACCTAAATTAA